One stretch of Armigeres subalbatus isolate Guangzhou_Male chromosome 2, GZ_Asu_2, whole genome shotgun sequence DNA includes these proteins:
- the LOC134210800 gene encoding mucin-2-like isoform X2 yields the protein MRSTIILLSLLVTTSRADISAVLRGAYSPNDILAADGYHYDKPKVPFDTPARPPPPPPPTQKPSCPEEALNPDGSCGYFYPKPEQSFTLPQRETTTTPRPTTTTTRRTTPSQEYLPPTTRPTTTTTRPTTTTTRRTTTTTRPTTTTRRTTTTTRPTTTTTRRTTPAQEYLPPATTTTTRRTTTTTRTTRTTPRPTTTTRRVVPTTKCPPSQQNPDGSCGYSYVKPDQSYTVPQRVTTTRPTTTTRLTTRRTTPAQEYLPPSTTTTRRTTTTTRPTTTTTRRTTTTTRPTTTTTRRTTTTTRPTTTTTRRTVPTTKCPASQQNPDGSCGYVYEKPEQSFTLPQRVSTTTTRRTTPSQEYLPPTTTTRRTTTTTRPTTTTRRTTTTTRPTTTTTRRTTTTTRPTTTTTRRTTTTQRAAPTTKCPASQQSADGSCGYVYEVPEQSFTLPQRVSTTTTRRTTPPQEYLPPSTTTRPTTRPTTTTRRTTTTTRPTTTTTRRTTPSQEYLPPSTTTTRRTTTTTRPTTTTTRRTTTTTRPTTTTRRITTTQCAPSQQNPDGSCGYFYEKPENSFTLPQRVSTTRQTTTRPTTTTTRPTTRRTTPSQEYLPPSTTTRRTTTTTRPTTTTTRPTTTTTRRTTTTTRPTTTTTRRTTTTTRPAPTTTQCAPSQQNPDGTCGYFYEKPESSFTLPQRVTTTRPTPTTTRLTTRRTTPNQEYLPPVTTTTTRRTTTTTRPTTTTTRRTTTTTRPTTTTRPTTTTRLTTTTRRPAPAPTQCSPSQQNPDGSCGYFYEKPENSFTLPQRVSTTKPTTPRPTTTTRLTTRRTTPAQEYLPPSTTTRRTTTTTRPTTTTTRRTTTTTRPTTTTTRRTTTTTRPTTTTTRRTTTTTRPAPTAAQCSPAERNPDGTCGYVYEKPDSSFTLPQRVTTTRPTTTTTRRTTTTTRRTTPSQEYLPPTTTTRRTTTTTRPTTTTTRRTTPAQEYLPPSTTARTTTTRPTTTTRRTTTTTRPTTTTTRRTTPPIEYLPPSTTRATTTTTRPTTTTTRPTTTTTRRTTTTTRPATTTEKKCAASASNPDGSCGYDYPKPPQPFTLPPPPPQEADAPEETTGYSYPKPAIPFNF from the exons AGGAGCACTATAATATTGCTCAGTTTACTGGTGACGACTAGCAGGGCGGATATTTCGGCGGTCCTCAGAGGGGCTTACTCGCCCAATGATATCCTTGCTGCCGATGGCTATCATTATGACAAACCAAAGGTACCTTTTGATACACCGGCACGTCCTCCACCACCTCCTCCTCCGACACAGAAGCCAAGTTGTCCTGAAGAAGCCCTAAACCCAGATGGATCTTGCGGTTACTTCTACCCGAAGCCGGAGCAATCTTTCACTCTGCCTCAACGTGAGACGACTACTACTCCTAGGCCCACAACAACTACTACGCGAAGAACTACTCCTTCACAAGAGTATTTGCCACCCACCACAAGG CCAACGACTACTACAACGAGACCAACAACTACTACAACGAGGCGAACGACCACTACTACGAGGCCCACTACCACAACAAGG agaaccacaaCTACGACTCGCCCTACCACTACTACAACTCGGCGCACAACGCCTGCTCAAGAATACTTGCCACCAGCAACGACTACGACAACTAGG CGCACTACGACTACTACGAGAACTACAAGGACAACCCCTCGACCAACAACTACTACGCGAAGAGTCGTACCAACAACCAAGTGCCCTCCATCCCAACAGAATCCCGACGGGTCATGCGGATACTCCTACGTAAAACCTGATCAAAGTTACACCGTTCCACAACGTGTGACAACTACAAGACCAACGACAACAACGAGACTAACTACACGAAGAACAACTCCAGCTCAAGAATATCTTCCCCCATCGACTACTACCACCAGAAGGACCACTACTACCACAAGACCTACAACAACTACAACTCGCCGAACCACAACTACGACTCGTCCAACAACGACAACTACTCGTCGAACGACGACAACAACCCGTCCTACGACCACAACAACTCGTCGAACGGTTCCAACAACCAAATGTCCAGCATCTCAACAAAACCCAGATGGATCGTGCGGCTACGTCTACGAGAAACCCGAACAAAGCTTTACACTTCCACAGCGAGTATCTACCACAACAACACGACGAACCACCCCATCTCAGGAATATTTACCTCCAACTACAACCACAAGGAGAACCACTACGACCACACGGCCAACCACAACAACTCGTCGAACTACAACTACAACTCGCCCGACAACGACAACTACTCGTCGGACGACGACAACCACTCgtccaacgacaacaacaacacGTCGAACGACTACTACTCAGCGAGCAGCTCCTACGACTAAGTGTCCAGCATCGCAACAAAGTGCGGATGGATCTTGCGGATACGTCTACGAAGTTCCAGAGCAGAGCTTTACGCTACCTCAGCGAGTGAGTACCACCACCACTCGAAGAACTACTCCTCCTCAGGAATATTTACCTCCAAGCACAACTACTCGTCCGACGACTAGACCAACAACAACCACCAGG CGTACCACAACGACGACTCGTCCAACCACCACAACAACACGTCGGACAACACCTTCTCAAGAATATCTTCCGCCTTCGACGACTACAACTCGAAGGACAACCACTACAACAAGGCCAACTACCACGACCACCAGGCGTACCACAACAACAACCAGACCAACGACAACCACTCGTCGGATAACAACAACACAGTGCGCACCTTCACAGCAAAATCCAGATGGATCTTGTGGCTACTTCTACGAAAAACCAGAAAATAGCTTCACGCTTCCGCAGCGTGTGTCGACGACAAGGCAAACGACTACAAGACCAACGACCACCACCACTCGGCCAACCACCCGCAGGACAACTCCCTCACAAGAGTACCTTCCGCCATCAACTACCACAAGGAGAACAACTACTACAACAAGACCAACCACAACAACCACACGACCAACGACTACCACCACTAGGAGGACCACGACTACCACAAGGCCAACTACAACGACTACTAGAAGAACCACCACAACTACAAGACCCGCACCTACCACCACTCAATGTGCTCCATCGCAGCAAAATCCCGATGGAACCTGCGGGTATTTCTACGAAAAACCGGAAAGTAGTTTCACGCTACCCCAGCGAGTGACCACCACAAGACCCACGCCAACCACCACCCGATTGACAACTCGCAGGACAACTCCCAATCAAGAATATCTTCCACCGGTTACAACGACCACCACTAGGCGAACCACGACCACCACACGACCAACGACGACAACCACTAGGAGGACCACCACCACAACCcgaccaacaacaacaacccgACCGACCACCACAACAAGGCTAACAACCACCACTCGTCGTCCTGCGCCCGCCCCCACACAGTGTTCTCCTTCACAGCAAAATCCCGATGGATCCTGCGGGTATTTCTACGAAAAACCGGAAAACAGTTTCACGCTCCCACAGCGGGTATCAACCACAAAGCCAACAACCCCAAGGCCGACAACCACTACAAGGCTAACCACCCGTCGGACAACACCGGCGCAAGAGTATTTGCCACCGTCGACCACCACAAGAAGAACTACAACGACCACACGGCCGACGACGACCACCACAAGAAGAACGACAACAACCACAAGACCAACGACCACCACCACTAGGAGGACCACTACTACCACCAGACCGACAACCACCACAACCAGAAGAACCACAACAACAACGAGACCGGCGCCGACTGCTGCTCAGTGTTCTCCGGCGGAGCGCAATCCAGACGGAACGTGCGGCTATGTCTACGAAAAACCCGACAGCAGTTTCACTCTGCCTCAGCGGGTGACCACCACAAGGCCCACGACCACCACCACAAGG CGAACAACAACCACCACTCGTAGGACAACTCCATCTCAAGAGTACTTGCCACCAACAACTACTACTAGA CGAACAACAACAACTACTCGTCCAACTACAACCACAACCCGAAGAACAACTCCTGCACAAGAATATCTACCTCCAAGTACAACAGCCAGAACCACTACAACGCGACCTACCACGACCACGAGG CGCACAACTACAACCACTCGACCAACGACCACAACTACAAGGAGAACTACGCCACCCATCGAGTACCTGCCTCCATCAACCACTCGG GCAACAACCACCACAACTCGCCCAACAACGACAACCACCCGTCCAACGACGACAACCACCCGTCGGACGACGACCACCACCCGCCCAGCAACAACCACCGAGAAGAAGTGCGCCGCCTCGGCATCGAACCCGGACGGAAGCTGCGGCTACGATTACCCAAAACCGCCGCAACCGTTCACcctgccgccgccgccaccacaAGAAGCTGATGCTCCCGAAGAGACCACCGGATACTCCTACCCGAAGCCTGCCATACCCTTCAACTTCTAA
- the LOC134210800 gene encoding mucin-2-like isoform X1 has product MRSTIILLSLLVTTSRADISAVLRGAYSPNDILAADGYHYDKPKVPFDTPARPPPPPPPTQKPSCPEEALNPDGSCGYFYPKPEQSFTLPQRETTTTPRPTTTTTRRTTPSQEYLPPTTRPTTTTTRPTTTTTRRTTTTTRPTTTTRRTTTTTRPTTTTTRRTTPAQEYLPPATTTTTRRTTTTTRTTRTTPRPTTTTRRVVPTTKCPPSQQNPDGSCGYSYVKPDQSYTVPQRVTTTRPTTTTRLTTRRTTPAQEYLPPSTTTTRRTTTTTRPTTTTTRRTTTTTRPTTTTTRRTTTTTRPTTTTTRRTVPTTKCPASQQNPDGSCGYVYEKPEQSFTLPQRVSTTTTRRTTPSQEYLPPTTTTRRTTTTTRPTTTTRRTTTTTRPTTTTTRRTTTTTRPTTTTTRRTTTTQRAAPTTKCPASQQSADGSCGYVYEVPEQSFTLPQRVSTTTTRRTTPPQEYLPPSTTTRPTTRPTTTTRVCVDSYCQRTFEYTSFILFQRTTTTTRPTTTTTRRTTPSQEYLPPSTTTTRRTTTTTRPTTTTTRRTTTTTRPTTTTRRITTTQCAPSQQNPDGSCGYFYEKPENSFTLPQRVSTTRQTTTRPTTTTTRPTTRRTTPSQEYLPPSTTTRRTTTTTRPTTTTTRPTTTTTRRTTTTTRPTTTTTRRTTTTTRPAPTTTQCAPSQQNPDGTCGYFYEKPESSFTLPQRVTTTRPTPTTTRLTTRRTTPNQEYLPPVTTTTTRRTTTTTRPTTTTTRRTTTTTRPTTTTRPTTTTRLTTTTRRPAPAPTQCSPSQQNPDGSCGYFYEKPENSFTLPQRVSTTKPTTPRPTTTTRLTTRRTTPAQEYLPPSTTTRRTTTTTRPTTTTTRRTTTTTRPTTTTTRRTTTTTRPTTTTTRRTTTTTRPAPTAAQCSPAERNPDGTCGYVYEKPDSSFTLPQRVTTTRPTTTTTRRTTTTTRRTTPSQEYLPPTTTTRRTTTTTRPTTTTTRRTTPAQEYLPPSTTARTTTTRPTTTTRRTTTTTRPTTTTTRRTTPPIEYLPPSTTRATTTTTRPTTTTTRPTTTTTRRTTTTTRPATTTEKKCAASASNPDGSCGYDYPKPPQPFTLPPPPPQEADAPEETTGYSYPKPAIPFNF; this is encoded by the exons AGGAGCACTATAATATTGCTCAGTTTACTGGTGACGACTAGCAGGGCGGATATTTCGGCGGTCCTCAGAGGGGCTTACTCGCCCAATGATATCCTTGCTGCCGATGGCTATCATTATGACAAACCAAAGGTACCTTTTGATACACCGGCACGTCCTCCACCACCTCCTCCTCCGACACAGAAGCCAAGTTGTCCTGAAGAAGCCCTAAACCCAGATGGATCTTGCGGTTACTTCTACCCGAAGCCGGAGCAATCTTTCACTCTGCCTCAACGTGAGACGACTACTACTCCTAGGCCCACAACAACTACTACGCGAAGAACTACTCCTTCACAAGAGTATTTGCCACCCACCACAAGG CCAACGACTACTACAACGAGACCAACAACTACTACAACGAGGCGAACGACCACTACTACGAGGCCCACTACCACAACAAGG agaaccacaaCTACGACTCGCCCTACCACTACTACAACTCGGCGCACAACGCCTGCTCAAGAATACTTGCCACCAGCAACGACTACGACAACTAGG CGCACTACGACTACTACGAGAACTACAAGGACAACCCCTCGACCAACAACTACTACGCGAAGAGTCGTACCAACAACCAAGTGCCCTCCATCCCAACAGAATCCCGACGGGTCATGCGGATACTCCTACGTAAAACCTGATCAAAGTTACACCGTTCCACAACGTGTGACAACTACAAGACCAACGACAACAACGAGACTAACTACACGAAGAACAACTCCAGCTCAAGAATATCTTCCCCCATCGACTACTACCACCAGAAGGACCACTACTACCACAAGACCTACAACAACTACAACTCGCCGAACCACAACTACGACTCGTCCAACAACGACAACTACTCGTCGAACGACGACAACAACCCGTCCTACGACCACAACAACTCGTCGAACGGTTCCAACAACCAAATGTCCAGCATCTCAACAAAACCCAGATGGATCGTGCGGCTACGTCTACGAGAAACCCGAACAAAGCTTTACACTTCCACAGCGAGTATCTACCACAACAACACGACGAACCACCCCATCTCAGGAATATTTACCTCCAACTACAACCACAAGGAGAACCACTACGACCACACGGCCAACCACAACAACTCGTCGAACTACAACTACAACTCGCCCGACAACGACAACTACTCGTCGGACGACGACAACCACTCgtccaacgacaacaacaacacGTCGAACGACTACTACTCAGCGAGCAGCTCCTACGACTAAGTGTCCAGCATCGCAACAAAGTGCGGATGGATCTTGCGGATACGTCTACGAAGTTCCAGAGCAGAGCTTTACGCTACCTCAGCGAGTGAGTACCACCACCACTCGAAGAACTACTCCTCCTCAGGAATATTTACCTCCAAGCACAACTACTCGTCCGACGACTAGACCAACAACAACCACCAGGGTATGTGTAGATTCTTACTGTCAACGTACTTTTGAATACACATCATTTATTCTATTTCAGCGTACCACAACGACGACTCGTCCAACCACCACAACAACACGTCGGACAACACCTTCTCAAGAATATCTTCCGCCTTCGACGACTACAACTCGAAGGACAACCACTACAACAAGGCCAACTACCACGACCACCAGGCGTACCACAACAACAACCAGACCAACGACAACCACTCGTCGGATAACAACAACACAGTGCGCACCTTCACAGCAAAATCCAGATGGATCTTGTGGCTACTTCTACGAAAAACCAGAAAATAGCTTCACGCTTCCGCAGCGTGTGTCGACGACAAGGCAAACGACTACAAGACCAACGACCACCACCACTCGGCCAACCACCCGCAGGACAACTCCCTCACAAGAGTACCTTCCGCCATCAACTACCACAAGGAGAACAACTACTACAACAAGACCAACCACAACAACCACACGACCAACGACTACCACCACTAGGAGGACCACGACTACCACAAGGCCAACTACAACGACTACTAGAAGAACCACCACAACTACAAGACCCGCACCTACCACCACTCAATGTGCTCCATCGCAGCAAAATCCCGATGGAACCTGCGGGTATTTCTACGAAAAACCGGAAAGTAGTTTCACGCTACCCCAGCGAGTGACCACCACAAGACCCACGCCAACCACCACCCGATTGACAACTCGCAGGACAACTCCCAATCAAGAATATCTTCCACCGGTTACAACGACCACCACTAGGCGAACCACGACCACCACACGACCAACGACGACAACCACTAGGAGGACCACCACCACAACCcgaccaacaacaacaacccgACCGACCACCACAACAAGGCTAACAACCACCACTCGTCGTCCTGCGCCCGCCCCCACACAGTGTTCTCCTTCACAGCAAAATCCCGATGGATCCTGCGGGTATTTCTACGAAAAACCGGAAAACAGTTTCACGCTCCCACAGCGGGTATCAACCACAAAGCCAACAACCCCAAGGCCGACAACCACTACAAGGCTAACCACCCGTCGGACAACACCGGCGCAAGAGTATTTGCCACCGTCGACCACCACAAGAAGAACTACAACGACCACACGGCCGACGACGACCACCACAAGAAGAACGACAACAACCACAAGACCAACGACCACCACCACTAGGAGGACCACTACTACCACCAGACCGACAACCACCACAACCAGAAGAACCACAACAACAACGAGACCGGCGCCGACTGCTGCTCAGTGTTCTCCGGCGGAGCGCAATCCAGACGGAACGTGCGGCTATGTCTACGAAAAACCCGACAGCAGTTTCACTCTGCCTCAGCGGGTGACCACCACAAGGCCCACGACCACCACCACAAGG CGAACAACAACCACCACTCGTAGGACAACTCCATCTCAAGAGTACTTGCCACCAACAACTACTACTAGA CGAACAACAACAACTACTCGTCCAACTACAACCACAACCCGAAGAACAACTCCTGCACAAGAATATCTACCTCCAAGTACAACAGCCAGAACCACTACAACGCGACCTACCACGACCACGAGG CGCACAACTACAACCACTCGACCAACGACCACAACTACAAGGAGAACTACGCCACCCATCGAGTACCTGCCTCCATCAACCACTCGG GCAACAACCACCACAACTCGCCCAACAACGACAACCACCCGTCCAACGACGACAACCACCCGTCGGACGACGACCACCACCCGCCCAGCAACAACCACCGAGAAGAAGTGCGCCGCCTCGGCATCGAACCCGGACGGAAGCTGCGGCTACGATTACCCAAAACCGCCGCAACCGTTCACcctgccgccgccgccaccacaAGAAGCTGATGCTCCCGAAGAGACCACCGGATACTCCTACCCGAAGCCTGCCATACCCTTCAACTTCTAA